The Leguminivora glycinivorella isolate SPB_JAAS2020 chromosome 17, LegGlyc_1.1, whole genome shotgun sequence genome has a window encoding:
- the LOC125235574 gene encoding beta-1,4-N-acetylgalactosaminyltransferase bre-4-like, translating to MSSIVSWVTNQQPVTHASSDSVDSRPFNRAKLMNIGAVVAARAGFPCLVLHDVDLLPLRPANIYACTNSPRHMSSSIDKFRFVLPYLGLFGGAIAITTAQFSEINGMSNEYYGWGGEDDDLYVRLEAHGLTRCRFEPATSRYHMLTHRHDPRTNTQTVEKLLKHAKDRLKEDGLKSLQYTEVATVMHPLFTHIMVDL from the exons ATGAGTTCAATTGTATCATGGGTGACGAACCAGCAGCCTGTCactcatgctagttcagacagt GTAGACTCCCGGCCCTTCAACCGAGCGAAACTGATGAACATAGGCGCGGTGGTCGCAGCCCGCGCCGGGTTCCCTTGTCTCGTCCTACATGACGTAGACTTGTTGCCGCTGAGGCCTGCCAATATATACGCCTGTACGAACAGCCCTAGGCATATGTCATCAAGTATCGACAAGTTTAG ATTCGTCCTGCCATACCTCGGCCTTTTCGGCGGCGCCATAGCCATAACCACGGCCCAGTTCTCAGAAATAAACGGGATGAGCAACGAATACTATGGCTGGGGCGGCGAGGACGACGACTTGTATGTGCGGCTGGAGGCGCACGGGTTGACACGGTgccggttcgaacccgcgaccagTCGGTACCACATGCTCACACACCGGCACGACCCCAGGACTAATAC tcAAACGGTGGAAAAGTTACTAAAACACGCAAAAGACAGACTAAAAGAGGACGGGCTGAAGTCTCTGCAGTACACAGAAGTGGCCACGGTAATGCACCCTCTCTTCACTCATATCATGGTTGATCTTTAG
- the LOC125235441 gene encoding beta-1,4-galactosyltransferase 3-like, which produces MRQVFKKKVLYTAVVIVVLIIFLHPDMNGHLTYEYIEKDDILNNLHYGTAENFSSNALSECEYRDIVFDDTTLSPAIKDGDLVEGHRIKEGGEYAPLECKPRFSTAIVVPYRDRAEQLRMFLIYMHTFLRRQLIHYRIFIIEQVGLRHEPHV; this is translated from the exons ATGCGGCAAGTTTTTAAGAAAAAGGTGTTATACACCGCTGTGGTGATTGTAGTTTTGATTATATTTCTGCATCCAGATATGAATGGTCATTTGACCTACGAATATATAGAAAAAGATGATATACTAAATAATTTACATTATGGGACAGCTGAGAATTTTAGTAGCAATGCGTTAAGTGAGTGTGAGTACCGTGATATTGTGTTTGACGACACTACGTTGTCGCCGGCCATCAAGGATGGAGACTTGGTCGAGGGCCATAGGATCAAAGAAGGCGGGGAGTACGCGCCGCTGGAGTGCAAGCCGAGGTTCAGTACAGCGATAGTGGTACCTTACAG AGATCGAGCAGAGCAGTTGCGAATGTTCCTCATCTACATGCACACGTTCCTGCGGCGACAGCTGATCCACTACCGCATTTTTATAATTGAACAG GTTGGCCTGCGGCATGAACCACATGTTTAG
- the LOC125235439 gene encoding procathepsin L-like has protein sequence MKIAVLLLIVLVASACAIAFQEVWKVLKVEYNTQYLAGDHPTHILDLKYVVNKKNLIPNKAQVQPSFPAVHENYDKRNLVSAVTARLQDPCLDKLPAYLNWTAKGAVTDVKDQYKGYCPSVGWAFSATGALEAQHFLRTGQLESLSEQHLLDCSYFYGNNSCAGGDVEWAFAFVAGHGGIATEEFYPYNAIPGQCGAVHDVTYSNVTVTGFVQAPTDEARLQRWVARYGPASVRVHSQLYSFQSYLGGVYYDKGCADADLELDHAMLLVGYGTEQPGGDYWLLKNSWGIGWGEDGYMKLARNRGNHCGIASRVIYPLPLLT, from the exons ATGAAAATTGCGGTGCTGCTGCTGATCGTCTTAGTGGCGAGCGCGTGCGCCATCGCGTTCCAAGAAGTGTGGAAAGTGTTAAAG GTGGAGTACAACACGCAGTATTTAGCGGGAGACCATCCTACTCACATCTTGGATCTGAAATATGTTGTGAACAAGAAAAACCTGATTCCGAACAAGGCACAAGTTCAGCCAAGTTTTCCAGCAGTTCACGAGAATTACGACAAACG CAATTTGGTTTCTGCAGTAACAGCTCGCTTACAAGACCCGTGCCTGGATAAATTACCAGCATATTTAAACTGGACAGCGAAAGGAGCTGTAACGGACGTCAAGGATCAATATAAGGGTTATTGCCCCTCTGTAGGTTGGGCCTTCAGCGCT ACTGGAGCTCTCGAAGCCCAACATTTCCTGAGAACTGGCCAGCTAGAGTCTTTGTCAGAGCAGCACTTGTTAGACTGCTCATACTTCTATGGCAACAACAGCTGTGCCGGGGGCGACGTAGAATGGGCCTTCGCGTTCGTCGCAGGGCACGGCGGCATTGCTACGGAGGAATTCTACCCTTACAACGCCATTCCGGGCCAGTGCGGAGCAGT GCATGACGTCACATATTCCAACGTGACAGTGACCGGTTTCGTACAGGCTCCGACCGATGAGGCGAGGCTGCAGCGATGGGTCGCTCGGTACGGGCCGGCATCCGTCCGCGTCCACAGCCAGCTGTACAGCTTCCAGAGTTACCTGGGCGGCGTGTATTACGACAAGGGATGCGCTGACGCAGACCTTGAGCTCGATCACGCG ATGCTGTTGGTGGGATACGGCACAGAACAACCAGGTGGTGACTACTGGCTGCTCAAGAACTCTTGGGGCATTGGCTGGGGCGAGGATGGTTACATGAAGCTAGCTAGAAACCGCGGCAATCACTGTGGTATCGCCTCGCGAGTGATCTACCCGCTGCCGCTGCTTACTTAG